Proteins from a single region of Bogoriella caseilytica:
- the dapC gene encoding succinyldiaminopimelate transaminase, producing MGLNGAALPDFPWDALAPAKRVAGEHPGGMVDLSVGTPVDPTPAVVRAALERAADSPGYPQTVGTPELRAAITDWFARRRGVPDLPEDGVLPTVGSKEAVALLPALLGLGAGDVVLHPQVAYPTYDVGARLAGAQPVAVGIDPATWPESVAGARVRLIWLNSPGNPHGHVLNAGQLRAIVTWARRHGVVVAADECYAELGWSERWQAEPIPSLLDPRVSDGDLSGLLVLYSLSKQSNLAGYRAAFAAGDPALVAPLREVRRHAGMIVPGPIQAAMTAALHDDAHVAEQKARYGRRRAVLLDAVRAAGLQPDPQSEAGLYLWLRAGAVGEPGPEGATGSWALVEALAARGILVAPGVFYGPAGEGYVRMALTASDERIDAAASRLSQGGPLVR from the coding sequence GTGGGCCTGAACGGCGCCGCGCTGCCGGACTTTCCCTGGGACGCCCTCGCGCCGGCCAAGCGCGTGGCCGGTGAGCATCCCGGTGGGATGGTCGACCTCTCGGTGGGGACGCCGGTCGATCCCACACCGGCGGTGGTGCGCGCGGCACTTGAGCGCGCCGCGGACAGCCCGGGCTATCCGCAGACCGTCGGCACCCCCGAACTGCGTGCGGCCATCACGGACTGGTTCGCCCGGCGCCGGGGAGTGCCGGACCTGCCCGAGGACGGCGTTCTGCCGACGGTGGGCTCCAAGGAGGCCGTGGCTCTGCTGCCGGCACTGCTCGGTCTCGGCGCCGGTGATGTCGTGCTGCACCCGCAGGTGGCCTACCCCACTTACGACGTCGGCGCCCGCCTGGCAGGTGCCCAGCCCGTTGCGGTGGGCATCGACCCGGCCACGTGGCCGGAGAGCGTGGCGGGTGCGCGGGTGCGCCTGATCTGGCTGAACTCACCGGGGAACCCACATGGTCATGTGCTCAATGCCGGGCAGCTCCGCGCGATCGTGACCTGGGCCCGCCGTCACGGCGTCGTCGTCGCCGCCGATGAGTGCTACGCCGAGCTCGGCTGGTCCGAGCGCTGGCAGGCTGAGCCCATCCCGAGTCTGCTCGACCCGCGCGTGAGCGACGGCGACCTCTCTGGCCTGCTGGTGCTGTACTCCTTGTCCAAGCAGTCCAACCTGGCCGGCTACCGTGCGGCCTTCGCAGCCGGGGATCCAGCGCTCGTGGCCCCGCTGCGCGAGGTGCGCAGGCACGCCGGCATGATCGTGCCCGGCCCGATTCAGGCCGCGATGACCGCGGCCCTGCACGACGACGCCCACGTGGCCGAGCAGAAGGCGCGTTATGGGCGGCGCCGCGCCGTCCTGCTTGACGCGGTCCGGGCCGCGGGCCTGCAGCCGGATCCGCAGAGCGAGGCCGGCCTGTACCTGTGGTTGCGCGCTGGAGCGGTGGGCGAGCCCGGACCCGAGGGCGCCACCGGTTCCTGGGCCCTGGTGGAGGCGCTGGCCGCGCGGGGGATCCTGGTGGCACCGGGGGTTTTCTACGGACCCGCAGGCGAGGGTTATGTCCGCATGGCACTGACCGCAAGCGACGAGCGCATCGATGCCGCTGCCTCCCGCCTGAGCCAGGGTGGCCCGCTGGTGAGGTGA
- a CDS encoding citrate synthase produces the protein MSESKAGAATFEVDGTSLTFDRIPAVEGNDAVDISALLKSTGLVTLDTGFVNTASTQSSITYIDGDEGILRYRGYPIEQLAEASTFLEVAYLLIYGELPDAQRLTDFTAAIDRHRELDEGVKQLLATAPAGAHPMAVLQAAISALAAFHLDTLDPRDAEQRGQASIILLAKVPAIVAAVARHAAGEPVLDPDPSSDYVVDFLRMTFGQDDVDPDVVKAMDMLLILHADHEQNCSTSTVRMVGSAHASIYASVSAGVGALSGPLHGGANEAVLEMLADIQSSGGDASDFMTKVKNKEDGVRLMGFGHRVYKNYDPRAAIVKKAAHDVLDKLGKQDEMLDIAMGLEEIALQDEYFISRKLYPNVDFYTGLIYKAMGFPTTMFTPLFSLGRLPGWIAQFAEMITDPATKIGRPRQVYTGATERDYVAVAER, from the coding sequence ATGTCAGAGTCCAAGGCCGGCGCCGCCACATTCGAGGTGGACGGTACGTCGCTGACCTTCGACCGTATCCCCGCCGTCGAGGGCAACGATGCCGTCGACATCTCCGCGCTGCTGAAGTCCACCGGCCTGGTCACCTTGGACACCGGCTTCGTCAACACCGCGTCCACGCAGTCGTCCATCACCTACATCGACGGCGATGAAGGCATCCTGCGCTACCGCGGCTATCCCATCGAGCAGCTGGCTGAGGCATCGACCTTCCTCGAGGTCGCCTACCTGCTCATTTACGGCGAGCTGCCCGACGCGCAGCGCCTGACCGATTTCACCGCGGCGATCGACCGGCACCGCGAGCTCGATGAGGGCGTCAAGCAGCTGCTGGCCACCGCACCGGCCGGGGCACACCCCATGGCCGTGCTGCAGGCCGCGATCTCCGCGCTGGCCGCCTTCCACCTCGACACTCTGGACCCCCGCGACGCGGAACAGCGTGGCCAGGCCTCGATCATCCTGCTCGCCAAGGTGCCCGCCATTGTCGCGGCGGTGGCGCGCCACGCTGCGGGAGAGCCCGTGCTCGACCCGGATCCGTCCTCGGACTACGTCGTGGACTTCCTCCGGATGACCTTCGGCCAGGACGATGTCGACCCCGACGTGGTCAAGGCCATGGACATGCTGCTGATCCTGCACGCGGACCATGAGCAGAACTGCTCCACCTCCACCGTGCGCATGGTCGGGTCCGCCCACGCGAGCATCTACGCCTCGGTCTCGGCCGGCGTCGGAGCGCTCTCCGGCCCGCTGCACGGCGGCGCCAATGAGGCCGTGCTGGAGATGCTGGCAGACATCCAGAGCTCCGGCGGCGATGCTTCGGACTTCATGACCAAGGTGAAGAACAAGGAGGACGGCGTCCGCCTCATGGGCTTCGGCCACCGGGTGTACAAGAACTACGATCCGCGCGCCGCCATCGTGAAGAAGGCCGCCCACGATGTGCTCGACAAGCTCGGCAAGCAGGACGAGATGCTCGACATCGCCATGGGCCTGGAAGAGATCGCGCTGCAGGACGAGTACTTCATCTCGCGCAAGCTCTACCCCAACGTCGACTTCTACACCGGCCTGATCTACAAGGCGATGGGCTTCCCCACCACGATGTTCACGCCGCTGTTCTCGCTGGGCCGCCTGCCCGGCTGGATCGCGCAGTTCGCTGAGATGATCACCGACCCGGCCACCAAGATCGGGCGCCCGCGCCAGGTCTACACCGGTGCGACCGAGCGGGACTACGTGGCCGTCGCGGAGCGCTGA